One Nocardia iowensis DNA window includes the following coding sequences:
- a CDS encoding HAD-IA family hydrolase has protein sequence MHSEVPCTAVLFDCDGVLVDSVDSGERSWRRWAHEYGLDPAEVLRGIHGRRSADTVRLFLPADARAAGLARIEDIEISEAVDTAALPGVHQLLERMTADWAIVTSASPALLQARLSAAGIPLPPVTITAADVSVGKPAPDGYLLAAHKLGSPIEHCVVFEDSVTGVAAGVAAGPRCVVGVGAQALDTPADIVVRDLSGTSRTGTGLRFAEASILRSPGQDLGQCTVVL, from the coding sequence ATGCACAGTGAAGTGCCGTGCACCGCAGTACTTTTCGACTGCGATGGTGTACTTGTGGATTCCGTCGACAGCGGCGAGCGCTCCTGGCGGCGCTGGGCGCACGAGTACGGCCTTGACCCCGCCGAGGTGTTGCGCGGCATCCACGGTCGCCGCTCGGCGGATACCGTGCGCCTGTTCCTGCCCGCCGACGCGCGGGCGGCCGGGCTGGCCCGGATCGAGGACATCGAGATCTCCGAGGCGGTCGACACCGCGGCGCTCCCCGGCGTGCATCAACTGCTCGAGCGGATGACAGCGGACTGGGCCATCGTCACCTCGGCCTCGCCCGCCCTGTTGCAAGCGAGGCTGAGCGCGGCCGGGATTCCCCTGCCACCGGTCACGATCACCGCCGCGGATGTGTCGGTGGGCAAACCGGCCCCCGATGGATACCTGTTGGCCGCGCACAAGCTCGGTTCGCCTATCGAGCACTGCGTAGTCTTCGAGGACAGCGTCACCGGGGTGGCGGCCGGGGTAGCGGCCGGTCCGCGCTGTGTCGTCGGCGTCGGCGCGCAAGCGCTGGATACACCGGCCGATATCGTTGTGCGCGACCTGTCGGGTACCAGCCGAACCGGCACCGGATTACGCTTCGCGGAGGCATCGATTTTGCGCTCTCCCGGCCAGGACCTGGGTCAGTGTACAGTTGTACTCTGA
- a CDS encoding DedA family protein has translation MNALAELLYRVPATAAYGIVAIAVLTESVLLVGAFIPTLTLLLTAGALANTGQLHLIAVICVAALSVVAGDALGHRTGRLLGARLRTHRLGRRIPEAAWRRTEHVMVRRGSQAIALGRFVPVIRTLTPHLAGATGLPYRHIAPYSAGAAVVWASAEAGAGYAAAATAQRLIPLAGPALAGVAGLAALIAYAFARLRRTAPAAVQRAVPEPKSTKVEEKPHAQ, from the coding sequence ATGAATGCGCTCGCCGAGCTGCTGTACCGGGTTCCCGCCACCGCGGCATACGGCATCGTGGCGATTGCCGTCCTTACCGAATCAGTGCTGTTGGTAGGCGCTTTCATTCCCACCCTCACGCTCCTGCTGACCGCGGGCGCGCTCGCCAACACCGGACAACTCCATTTGATCGCCGTGATCTGCGTCGCCGCGCTCTCCGTCGTCGCCGGTGATGCGCTGGGGCATCGGACCGGCCGACTGCTCGGCGCCCGGTTGCGCACCCACCGGCTCGGGCGGCGCATACCAGAGGCGGCCTGGCGGCGGACCGAACACGTCATGGTTCGGCGCGGCAGCCAAGCGATCGCGCTCGGTCGATTCGTTCCGGTGATCCGGACGCTCACACCGCATCTAGCGGGTGCGACCGGGCTGCCTTACCGACACATCGCGCCGTACAGCGCCGGTGCCGCCGTAGTGTGGGCTTCGGCGGAGGCCGGGGCCGGTTACGCCGCCGCGGCCACCGCGCAACGGCTGATCCCGCTGGCCGGGCCCGCGCTCGCCGGGGTCGCCGGGCTGGCCGCGCTGATCGCGTATGCGTTCGCGCGCCTGCGCCGCACGGCCCCAGCTGCCGTGCAGCGCGCAGTACCGGAACCGAAGTCGACGAAAGTGGAGGAGAAACCCCATGCACAGTGA
- a CDS encoding class I SAM-dependent methyltransferase, with translation MQSHNISHRPEHHDAAGWMFLREAVHDLRTTGAVAPSSRRLAAALAEPVRTQADRPLSVLEAGAGTGPATRALLPLIGPGSRLDVVEPNPRFAHHLRRLVHGCAELAGTGRRVHIHQTFVEQLDTGHRYDVIVSGLPFTNFTPDEVETIMSRYFELLHPGGTLTYFAYRGTRLARSLLTSRAEAARHRGVDEVLDRYRRRYGHGRVTVWGNLPPADVWQLRAPGGALCVGTSTRASESATRGGGSETAGRTG, from the coding sequence ATGCAGAGCCACAATATTTCGCACCGGCCGGAGCACCACGACGCAGCGGGCTGGATGTTCCTCCGCGAGGCTGTCCATGATCTGCGCACCACGGGAGCGGTCGCACCGAGTAGCCGCCGTCTGGCCGCCGCCCTCGCCGAGCCGGTGCGGACGCAGGCCGACCGGCCGCTGTCGGTCCTGGAGGCGGGCGCGGGCACCGGACCGGCGACGCGCGCGCTGCTGCCGCTGATCGGGCCGGGCAGCAGGCTGGACGTCGTGGAGCCGAATCCCCGCTTCGCCCACCATCTCCGCAGGCTGGTGCACGGATGTGCGGAGCTGGCGGGCACCGGGCGGCGGGTACACATCCACCAGACCTTCGTGGAACAACTCGACACCGGGCATCGCTACGACGTGATCGTCTCCGGGCTGCCGTTCACCAACTTCACGCCCGACGAGGTCGAGACGATCATGAGCCGGTACTTCGAGCTCCTGCACCCCGGTGGGACGCTGACCTACTTCGCCTACCGTGGCACTCGCCTGGCCAGATCGCTGCTGACCTCGCGCGCCGAAGCGGCCCGGCATCGCGGCGTCGACGAAGTACTGGACCGCTACCGTCGCCGATACGGCCACGGCCGGGTGACAGTGTGGGGCAATCTGCCGCCCGCCGATGTCTGGCAGCTGCGGGCACCCGGCGGTGCACTGTGCGTCGGGACATCCACCCGCGCAAGCGAATCGGCGACCCGCGGCGGCGGCAGCGAAACTGCTGGGCGCACAGGATGA